The Candidatus Binatus sp. sequence CGACCGCGCGCGTGAAAAAACCGACGATCGAAAAATAGTCGCGCGGGAACTTCGAGCGAATCAGCGTCTCCATCGCCATCGCGACTTTCTTGGCTGCCGCGAACCGCCCTTCCCAGCTCATCGACCACGACATGTCGAGACACAGCACCGTCGACGACGAACTGGCGTAGTCATTCTCGTAGATTTCGAAGTCGTCGGGACGAAGCTCGAGCGGCACGCCCGCCTTGCGCGCGAGCGCGTGCTTCAGAGTCGCGACCAGGTTGAGATTCAACGGATCGCCGAACGCATACGGCTTGGTCTGCTCGGGACGCATCTCGGTGACGCCGCGATGGTCCGTCATGTGCCCGCCCGATCGATCCTTCAGCAGGTTCTGGTAGATGTCGCGCAGCGCGAGTTGGCCGATTCGGCGCACACCTTTGGGCGAAAGCTGAAAATGATCGCCCTTCGGCACCATGTATCCCGATTGCGCCAGCAGCACCATCACCTGCTTCAGATTCTGAAAATCCTTGCTCGCCTGCTGGCCGAGAATCTGCTGGAAGTCCTCCATCGAAATGGTGTCGAAATTCCCCGACATCAGGTCTTGTTCGAGCTGGCGCATCCGCTCCATCTCGCGCATCAGCTCGAGCGCCTCTTCGTAGCCGAGGCTCTTCGGACCGTGGAACATGTGCTGATTGCGCTCGCGGAAATTTTCGAGGTCGCGGATGTTTTCGTATTCCTCGAGCAGCGCGTCGAAATCCGTCTTCGCGTCGGCATCCTCGAATTCGTAGCTCTCGAGCTTGCGCAACGCCTCGGATAACCGCCGCGGCATGCGCGACAATTCGCGCTGCTTGTCTTCGACGCCGGGCTTCTGCTCCTTCAGCGATTCGAGCTTCTGCCGCTCGCGATTCAGGATGTCCTCGAGCTTCTGCTCCATCTCGGAGAGCGCGTTTTTGAGATTGAAGTCGCGATACTTCTGGCGCATCTCCTGGCGCAGTTGCTCGAGAAATTCCTCGAGGCCCATCACGCGCACGCCGTCGAAATCCATGCCCTGGCGCATCATCCACTCCATCGCCTGGCGCACGTCGTCGGTGTAGGAAAGATACTCGGCCAGCTTCTCGAACACCTTGTCGGCGTCGAGCTTGAGCTGCTGCGTGCCGTCCCACTGCGTGTAGCGCGTGACGACGCTGGGCTGTGCGCGGCGAATCATGCGTGGTAGGCGAAGCGCCCGCCCTGGCGATCCTTGTTCAACTTCTGATGCAGATGCAGGCCTTCGAAAATAAACTCGCTCGCCGCGGCCATCAGGCCGGGTGTCTCGAACGGCCCTAGCATCCCGATCGCCTCGCGCAGCCCGCTCACTTCGCGCAGCGGCTCCATGTATTCCGAATTCGGCGCGGTGTCGGACACCTCGACGCCCCATCCTTGCTCGAAATAGCTCGATACTTTTTTGAGATCGTCGAGCTTTACATAACGATCGAATACCTTGAGCACCGCGCGATTGACCAACCGCTCGATCAGATCGTCTTCCTTTTTATCTTCGCCGACGTACTCGAGCTCGATCTTGCCGGCCGTCGAGGCGTACAGCGAATGCAAATCCGAGATGCGCGGCACGATTTCGTTCTCGCTGTTGCGCACCGCGCGTTTTTCGGCATTGGAGATTACCGATTCGAGATTGTTGATCGAGACCCGAACCGAGACCCCCGACGACTGATTGATCTCGTTCGACGCGCGCGCCTCGAACGTGATCTGCGCCAGGATGTCCTTCATGAACTGCGGGATGCGCACGTCGACGCCGGTCCGCGGCGGATGCGCCGCTTCCTGCTCCATGATCGCGATCTCGTGTTCGATCGTTTTCGGATAGTGCGTGCGAATCTGGACGTCGAATCGATCTTTCAGCGGCGTGATGATCCGTCCGCGCGAGGTGTAGTCCTCAGGATTCGCGCTCGCGACGAAAACCACATCGATCGGCAGCCGGATTTTGTAGCCTTTGATCTGAACGTCTTTCTCTTCCATCAAGTTGAACAGTCCGACCTGCACTTTTTCGGTCAGGTCCGGCAGTTCATTGATGGCGAAGATGCCGCGATTCGTCCGCGGAATCAGGCCATAGTGAATCGTCTCTTCGTCGGCGAGATACCGCCCCTCGGCAACCTTGATCGGATCGATCTCGCCGATCAGATCCGCCACTGATACGTCGGGCGTCGCGAGCTTTTCGGCATAGCGAGCGTCGCGGCCGATCCACGCAATCTCGAGCGCGTCGCCATTCGCCGCCGCCAGCTTCACGCATCGCCGGCAGATCGGCGCAAACGGATCGTCGTTGATCTCGCATCCGGCGACCGCCGGTACGAATTCATCGAGCAGCTCGATCAGCGCCCGGATGATTCTCGATTTGGCCTGGCCGCGTTCACCAAGAAAAATCATGTGATGGCCGGCCAGCACGCCGTTTTCGATTTCCGGGATTACCGTCTCTTCGTAGCCGACGATTCCCTCCATCATGGTCTGCTTGGTGCGCAAACGTTCGAGCAAATTCTTGCGCATCTCCATGCGCACCGGCATCGTCTCATAGCCCGCACTTTTAAGTTCGCCAAGCGTCCGGATATTCAGCAATTTTTCATTCATCAAGAATCCCGCGGAGTGCTTCTGCACTTAGGATCACGATAAGTCAGCCGCAGCGTTTTTGAACAGGGGCCGCAATGACTTAAAGCTGTCTTCCAAACTCTGCGACAGCACGCGCGTGGAGGCAAGCACCGTCATGAAGTTCGCGTCGCCTTCGTAGCGCGGCACGACATGCCAATGCAGGTGATCGGCGAATCCGGCGCCGGCGCTGCGACCCAGGTTGGCGCCCAGGTTGAAGCCGGACGCATTGGTCAGCGGACGCATCACCTCGACCGACTTCGCGATCAGATCACCGACCAGATTTCGCTCGCCGCGGTTCAGCAGTTCGGGTGACGCAACATGGCGGCGCGGCGCGACCATCAGATGCCCGTTGGTGTAGGGATAGCGATTGAGCATCACCACCGCGTCGCGATGATCGAACACGACGAGGCGCTTTCGCCGCTCCGCTTCGATCAGCGGGCCGAAACAGAAGATGCATTCCTTTGGTGCGCCGCTGCGCTTCACGTAGTCGAAGCGCCAAGGCGCAAAGAGCCGGAACTCCGGCGCCGCCGCGGCCTCCGGACGGCTACTCGTCCTCTGCTTCGGCGCCATTTACTTCGATTCTGAGTTCCTTGCCTGCGCGGAAAAACGGGATCTGCTTGGCGTCGACCTTGACCAGTTCGCCGGTTTTCGGATTGCGGCCCTGCCGCGCGCGACGCTGCTTCACCGCGAAACTGCCGAAACCGCGAACTTCGATTCGCTCGCCGCGCGTCAGCGAAGTCGCCATCGCGTCGAACATCGCGTTCACGATCGTTTCGGATTCCCGGTGCGTGAACGTCTGCTTGCGCGCCAGCAACTCGTCGATAATTTCCCGCTTGGTCATCGGTCCCGCGCCGATTCTCCCGGCCACTCGCGATGAATAAGTTACCGGGGATTGCCCCGTCCACGCGCCGAGCGCCGTTCGCTATCGTCGCGATCGAGCTTGAGCTCCTCGTTCAGGATGTCTTCCATCGAGAATCGCGCCGCCTCATGCTCGCGCTTCAGGTACGCCTGCATCTCTTCGCGCTCCTCGTGCTGCTTGAGCGCCTTGATCGAAAGTCCGATACGCCGTTCCTTCGGATCGAGCTGCACCACCAGCGCTTCGAGTTCGTCATCCACCTTATAGAGCGACGACGGCTTGTCCACGCGCTCGTTGCTAAGCTGCGAAATGTGGATCAGGCCTTCGATTCCTTCCTCGATCTCGACGAACACGCCAAAGTCCGCTACCGAGCTGACCTTGCCGTGAATCCGCGTGTTGAGCGGATAGCGTTCCGCGACTGTGTTCCACGGATCGGCGCCGAGCTGCTTCACGCCCAGGCTCACGCGCTCGTTCTCGACGTCGATACCCAGCACGACCGCCTCGAGCTCGTCGCCCTTCTTCACCACTTCCGACGGATGCCGGATCTTTTTGGTCCACGACAAATCCGAGATGTGCACCAAGCCGTCGATTCCCTGTTCAATCTCGACGAACACGCCGAAGTCGGTGATCGATTTGACCTTCCCCTTGATCTGGCTGCCGATCGGATGCTTCTCCGCGAGTTCTTCCCACGGATTCGTTTCGGTCTGCTTGAGCCCGAGTGAGATGCGCCGGTTCGCTTCGTCCACGCCGAGCACTTGCACTTCCACCTCGTCGTTCGGATTCACCACTTTCGACGGATGAACCGCGCGCTTGCTCCAGCTCATTTCCGAAACGTGGATCAATCCTTCGACGCCCTTCTCGATTTCGACGAACGCGCCGTAATCCGTGACGCTCACGACCTTGCCCTTGATGCGCGTGCCCGGCGGATACGCTTCCGCGACCTTGGTCCACGGATCGGGCATGATCTGCTTCATGCCGAGCGACACGCGCTCGCGCTCCGGATCGTACTTCAGCACCACGACTTTGACTTTGTCGCCGACCTTCAGCACTTCCGACGGATGCTGCAAGCGCCCCCACGCCATGTCCGTGATATGCAGCAGGCCGTCGATGCCGCCGAGATCGATGAACGCGCCGTAATCCGTGATGTTCTTTACGGTGCCTTCGAGGATCACGCCCTCTTCGAGCACCTTGAGCGTCTGCTCCTTCAGCGACGCGCGCTCGCGCTCGAGCACGCTCCGCCGCGAGACCACCACGTTACCGCGCGCGCGGTTGAATTTCAGGATTTGAAAACGTCCGCGCTGCCCGACGTATCGATCGAGATTGCGCGCGGGACGAATATCGACATGCGAGCCCGGCAGGAACGCCGGCACGCCGATATCGACTTTGAGGCCGCCCTTGACCTTGCCCAGCACCACCCCTTCGACCGGCGTCTCGGTCTGGAACGCGCGATCGAGTTCGCGCCAGACTTTGAACTTCTCGGCCTTCGCGTGCGAAAGTATCACCGTACCGTTGTCGGTCTCGGTGCCTTCGAAATACACGTCAACCTCGTCGCCTTCCTTGACGGTCGGATGACCTTCGTGATCAAGAAATTCGGCCAGGGGAACCTGTCCTTCGCACTTATAATTGATGTCGATAATGACGCTGTCGCGGGTGATCAAGAGGACTCGTCCGACCAACACATCGCCGGATCGGGGAGCCTTGAGGCTCTCTTCCATCAACGCCTCAAAGTCATTTTCTCCTCCGCTCATTTGCTCAGGCAACGCTTTCTCCATTTAGTGGGACCTTCCGGGACTTCGGGGCTGCTGCAATCCTTACAACCGGGCTAGGCTCGTTTCAAGTCCTTGCCGCCGTTGATTATAGCATCAATCTTCTTTTTCATCGCCGCCGCGACATCATCGGCAGAAAAATTTGTCGTATCGATCGCGATCGCATCGTCCGCCTGCTTGAGCGGCGCGAGTTCGCGATCGCGGTCGCGCCGATCGCGCTCGATCAATTGCTCGAGCACTTCATGCAAAGTGATCGCCGCACCTTTCGCGCGCAATTCCTCGAAGCGGCGGCGCGCCCTAACTTTGACGTCCGCGCTCAGAAAAAATTTGAACTCGGCATCGGGAAAAATTACGGTGCCGATATCGCGGCCTTCCATCACCACGCCGCCCGCCGCACCCGCTTCGCGCTGCAAATCGCGCATCCGCGCGCGCACCGCTCCAATCGCCGAGAACTGCGACGCCAGTTCACTCATTTCGGGTTCAGTAATCGCAGCCGTGACATCATGATCATCGAGCAGTATCCGCTCGCCGTCGAATCGAATGCGAATCGAATCGAGCACCAGCTTGAGCCGCGCTTCGACGTCCGCATCGCCAGGACTGACGCCCGCTTCGCGCGCCGCGATCGCCAATGCTCGATACATCGCGCCCGTGTTCAGGTATGCGAACCCGAGCGCCCAAGCGAGCTTGCGCGCGACCGTCGATTTGCCGGCGCCCACTGGCCCATCAATCGCAACTATCGGCTTCGCTCTCTTCATCGCCGTCTTATACCTCGCCCGCTTTTTTGCGGGAGAGGACGCCGAGTCGCTCTGAAGCGACGAGGTAGGTGAGGGTGCAGGTCCCCGCTCGCTCGGGATGACACGGACGCCCGCTTCATCGGATTCGCTCGCGCATCCTGCGTCCGCGCTCGAATAATTCTTCCAGCCGTTCGACGTCGCCGGTCTCGACCAGCCGCTGAAACTCGGCAAACGTCGCGCCGTAAATTCTTAGCGCATCGGCGATCGCCTCGCGATTCGTAATAAATATGTCGCGCCACATCTCCCACGACGACGCCGCGAGCCGCGTCGTATCGCGAAGTCCGCCCGCGCCGTACTCCACCGCCAGCTTGTCGCCGACGCGTTCGTCCGCCAGCGCCGCGCCGAGCACGCTCGACACGATTTGCGGCAAGTGACTCGCGCGCGCGAGCAACTCGTCATGCGTCGCCGCATCCATCATCTCGACGCACGCGCCGGTCTCGCTCCATAGCTGCTCGATCTTGTTGATCGCAGCGGGCGTGCTCTTCGCCGACGGCGTGATTATCACGCGCCGATCGCGAAAGAGCGACGTATCGGCCGCGATCGCGCCGGTGGTTTCCTTGCCGGCCACCGGATGAGCCGCGACTAACGCTCGATTGCCTGTGATCAGCGGCTCCAGCGCGCGCACCACAAATCCTTTCACGCTGCCGACGTCCGTTACGACCGCGTCGGGCGCCGTGTGCGCGATCATTTTTTCGAGCGTAGCGCGCATCGCAAGAATCGGCACCGCCAGCACGATCAGATCGGCGCCGCGCGCCGCCTCAACCGGATCGCGCGTCGCGATATCGATCATTTTGCGTTCGAGCGCGACGTCGAGATTCGCCTGCGAGCGCCCGAGGCCGACTACTTTGCCGACCAGTCCGGCGTCGCGCGCGATCAGCGCGAGCGAGCCTCCGATGAGTCCCACCCCGCACACGGTCATTTGATTGAATAGCTGCGCCACGCTCGTTTGATGTTTTTCCGACGGGTTTTTGGCTATCGACTTGGGTCCGCGCGCTCGATTCGAAATCGCGCGGTAGTTCCGATCGCAAGAATCCGCGCGGGAATTTACTTGCGAATCACCTCGGATAGCGCCGCGATCAGACGACGATTCTCCTCCGGCAGGCCCACGCTGATCCGCACATGATGCGGATAGCCGTAGCCGTTCATCGGGCGCACGATCACGCCCTTCCGCAGCAACGCATCATAAACCGCACGCCCATCGCCCACTTCGACCAGCATGAAATTCGCAAAACTCGGAACGAAACTCAGCCCAAGCCGCCGGAACTCCGCTTCGAGATAGTGCATCCCGGCGGCGTTGACTTCGAGCGTGCGCGCGATATGCGCGCTGTCGTCCATGCCCGCGATCGCCGCGACCTGCGCGAGCGACGTCACGTTGAACGGCTGCCGCACTTTGTGCAGCATCTGGATGATATCCGGGCGCGCGACCGCGTATCCGACCCGGATTCCCGCGAGTCCAAAAATTTTGGAGAACGTGCGGAGCGTGATCAGCAGCCGCTGGTCGTCGTGGTCCTGCAAAGAATCGGGATACTCGGGATCGCGCACGAATTCGAAGTACGCTTCATCGGCCACAATCACCACGTGCTCGGGCACGCGCTTAAGAAAGCGCTGCCACTCGGCGCGCCGATAGATCGTGCCGGTCGGATTATTCGGATTGCCGAGGAAGACGAGCCGCGTGTTCGCATCGATCGCAGACGCCATCGCGTCGAGATCGTGCGCAAATCCATCGATAGTTTTCGTGACCTTGTGATCGCCGCCTGCCGCCGCCGTCGCCAGCGGATAAATCGCAAACGAATGCTCCGAATAGACCGAGTTGAGCCCCGGCCGCAAAAACAGATACGCGAGCAGGTTGATCACCTCGACCGATCCCGACGCCGGAAAAACCCGCTCGGGTGCGACGCCGTGACGCTCGGCAATCCTGGCGACCAGCGCGTAGCTCGCGCCGTCGGGATAGCGATTCAGCTCCGGCAGCGCGGCCTTGATTGCTTCGATCGCGAGCGGCGACGGCCCGATCGGATTTTCATTCGACGCGAGTTTCACCGGCTCGCCGATTCCGAGTTCGCGTTGCAACTGTTCGATCGGTTTCCCCGGCTCGTACGGCGCGAGCGCGGCAACCGAGGGCAAAACCAAATCCTGTGCTTTGATCAAGAGACGATGAGCTGCCCGCTACGCGGCGGCAGACCTGCCTTCAGGATACGATCCGAGCACCTTTAAAAAAAGAGCCTTGCGCGCGAGCGCCTTCAGCGCGCGCGCGAGATTCGGATCCTCGCGATGACCCATCAGGTCCACGAAAAACAGATACTCCCACGGCCGCGCGCGCAGCGGCCGCGACTCGATCTTCGAGATGTTGATCGAATTGCGCGCGAACAGGCTGAGCGCCTCGTTGAGCGCACCGACCCGATCCGCCACCGCGAACAGCGCCGTGGTCTTGTCCGCGCCCGATCGATCCGTCGCGCGAGTGCCCATCACGATGAAGCGCGTGGTGTTGCTCGCTATATCCTGGATATTCGCCGCGATCGTCTTGAGGCCGTACGCCTCGCCCGCCGCCGCCGACGCGATCGCGCCGAGCGACGGATCGTCGGCCGCAAGCTGCGCAGCAAGTGAGTTCGACGCGACCGGCTGGGTCTCGCAATGGGGAAAATTCGCCGCCAGATACCCGCGGCATTGCGCGAGCGATTGCTGATGCGAGACGATCTTCTTCACCAGCGCGCGGTCGCCCTCGCGCGACAGCATCGAATGCCGAATCGGCAGCAGGATCTCCCCGATTATCACCAGCGGCGTGTCGATCAAGAGATCCAGCGTCAGCGTAACTGATCCCTCAGTGGAGTTTTCCACCGGCACCACGCCAAAGTCCGCGCGCCCGTTCTCGACTTCGTTGAACACCGACGCAAACGATGGCTGCGGCGCAAGTTCAATGCTCGAGCCGAAGCGCATCACCGCCGCCTCATGCGAATACGTATGCTCCGGTCCGAGGAACGCCACCCGCGGCACGTGCTCGAGCGCGCGGCACGCCGAAATTATCTCGACGAAAATCTGCTTGATGTGCTCGTCGCCAAGCGGGCCCTGGTTCTCCGCGATCATCTTTTCGATCACCTGGCGTTCGCGCAGCGGCTGGTACACCACGCCGCCATCATGATGCTTCAAGCGCCCGATCTCCGTCGCGAGACTCGCGCGCAACGACAGCAGCCGCAGGATCTTCAGGTTAATTTCATCGATTCGCGCGCGCAGCGTTTCGATCGACGGCGGTTCCGCCGCCGCTTTCTTGCGTATTCGAGATGACATGAACTCCGAATGCGTAACCGATCGCAGAGCCCTTTTCAACGACCCATTGATGACACGGCCGGCGCTCTCGATCCGGTAACATTGGCTGAGTCCACTTAGGTCGCCCGCGAAGTGCGATCATCAAATAGTGAAGCAGCGCGCTAGCCGATCGGCCTGTCGTTTTCGATTCCGGGCCTCGTCAAGTAGGCCGCGCCCATCGCGGCGAATTTACGATCGCGATCGCGCCGCAGTTCGCCGGGCTTCAGCTTGATCAGCGCCTCGAGATGGCGCGTGATTGCCGCGCCCAGCAGATGCGCCGCTTCGGCGGGCGCGGTATGCGCCCCGCCTTGCGGCTCTGAAACGACCTCGTCGATAATTCCAAACTCAAGCAGATCGGGCGCTGAAATCTTGAGCGCGCTCGCCGCCGCCGCGACGTTCTCCTCACCGCCCGCGCGCCACAAAATCGCCGCGCATCCCTCCGGCGTGATTACCGAGTAGCACGCGTTTTCCTGCATCAGCACGATATTCGCGACGCCCAGCGCGAGCGCGCCGCCCGAACCGCCTTCGCCGATCACGCACGCGATCACCGGCACCGTGAGCCGCGCCATCAATTCGAGGTTGTGCGCGATCGCCTCGATCTGCCCGCGCTCTTCGGCGCCAACGCCCGCCTCGCCGCCCTGCGTGTCGATAAACGTGATCAGCGGAATCGAAAACCGGTCGGCAAGTTCATACACGCGCGCCGCCTTGCGATAGCCCTCGGGATGCGGCTTGCCGAAGTTGCGCTTCAAGCGCTCAGTCGTGGTGCGTCCGCGTTGTTGTCCGACGATCGCGACCGCGCGGCGCCCGAAGTAGCCGAGCCCCGCGACGATCGCGCGGTCATCCGCGAAGCGCCGGTCGCCGTGAATCTCGAAGAAGTCGCGAATCAGCAAATCGACGTAATCGAGCGTCTGCGGCCGCATCGGATTGCGCGCGAGCCGCACCCGTTCGATCGCGCTGAGGCTGACTTCCGCAGCGCCATCATCCTTCGCCTCGATTTTGGCGCGCCGCTTCGCGCCGCGGCGATTCTTATGTCCGTTCAGGTTGCCTTTCAAAGTTCACCGCGCTCGCCGAAAAAATTCTCGAATAATGCGAGAGCATCCTGACTGCCGCGCCGAGCGTCAAGCCATACGATTTCCGGCTGCGCGCGGAACCACGTCAACTGCCGCTTCGCGAGCCGGCGCGAATCGCGCTTGGCCAGCGCGATCGCCTCGGCGAGCGCGATCTCGCCGCGCAGATACGCCGCCATTTGCCGGTAGCCGATCGTGCTGAGCCGCGATCGCTCCGATGCTTGCCCTGCTTCCATCAGTCGCCGCACTTCCTCGATCAGCCCCGCCGCGATCATCGCGTCGAAGCGCGCATCGATCGATTCGTACAGTCGTTTGCGCTCGACTTCGACGCCGACCGTCAGCGCGTCGTACTCCGTATCGGCAAATCGATGCCGCCCGTGATGCGCCGTGATCGTCTCGCCGGTCAATTCGAAAACTTCGAGCGCGCGCGTGATCCGGAACAGATCGTTGACGCCGATTCGCGCCGCCGCCTCGGGATCGATTTCGCGCAGATGGTCGTGCAGATACGCAACGCCTAGCTCGTCCGCGATTTTCGCATACTTGCGCCGGATATCCATCGAGGCCGCCGGTCCCTTGAAAATCCCGTTTCGCAGCACCCGCAGATAAAGCCCGCTGCCGCCGACCACGATCGGACGCGCGCCGCGCCGCGCGACATCGGCAATCGCCGCGTGCGCCATCGCCGCGAAGTCCGCGACGTCGAGCGGATCGTCCGCGTCGCGCACGTCTATAAGATGATGCGGCACGCGGCGGCGATCGTCCTCCGACGGTTTCGCCGTGCCGAGATCCATCCCGCGATAAAACTGCCGCGAGTCGGCGTTGACAATCTCCGCGCCGAGGGGCGGCGCAATTTCCATCGCGAACGCGGACTTCCCTGATCCGGTCGGACCGACGATAAAGCCGACGCGAAGCTTCGCCGCGCCGCCGGCCTCCGCTGCGATACTCGACGTCGGCCCGGCGCTCGTCCTCATCGGCGAAACATCCGCTCGATCTGTCCGCGCCCGAAATTTATATGCACCGGCCGCCCGTGCGGACAGTTGGTTTTGAATTCGGTGCGATCCAGTTCGGCCAGCAACGAGTGAATTTCGGCCGCTTCGAGCACGCGCCCGACGCGCACCGAGCCGTGACACGCAAGCTGCTTCAGCCAGGTCTCGAATGCGTCCTCCTTGCCGCCGCGGAAACCCGCCTCGCCGAGGCTATCGATCATGTCCGCCAGCAAGCGCGCGCCGCCCTCGGGACCGAACACCGCGGGCGCACCCTTCAGCAACAGCGTCGTCGGTCCGAACGGCTCGAGGTCGAAGCCCATCGCGCGCAGTTCGCCGACGGCGTTCTGAATCTGCGCCGCGCGCGCCGGGTTAAGCTCGACCGGCACCGGCGCGAGCATTTGCTGCACGCGCACTCCGCCGTCGCGCAATTCCGCGCGCAATCGCTCGAACGTGACGCGCTCGTGCGCCGCATGCTGATCGATCAGGATCAGCCCGTCGTCGGATTCAAGCGCGATATAGCCCGCAAAGATTTGTCCGATCACGCGAAGCTGCGAGTACATCGGGATTTGCGCTGTCGCCGGCGTGTTCGCAGTCGTCGGTCGATCGTCCCGATCGTAAGCGAGGCTGAGCGGACGCTGAAACGCAGCCGGCCGCGGCGCGTCGGGAACCAATCGTAGCGGTGCGTCCGATCTCGAATGCGGCGAGGACGGCGACGATTCGCGCGGTTCATTCGACGCCGCTTGCTCCTCACTTGCGGTGGACATCGTGATCAAGCCCATCGCGACGTCACCCGGCGCCTGATTCGCCTTCGATGTTGCCGCCGCGTTCGAATCGGTCTGATCCGCCAATCGATCGCGCACCGCGTGATAAACGGCCTCGAACACCGCGCCGGAATTACGAAACCGAACTTCAGTCTTCATCGGATGCACGTTCACGTCGACGTCTTCCGGCCGGATATCCACGAACAGCACGGCCGCCGGATGCCGTCCGCGCGGAATCAGCGTCTGGTAGGCCTGCTCGATCGCGCGAATCAAAATTCGATCGCGGACCGAGCGTCCGTTGACGAAGGTGAAAATCATCCGGCCCGTCGCGAACGATTCGTTGCTCGCCGCCGCCAGCCCCCGCGCGCGGAGTCCCGGACGATCCAGCTCGAAGCGCAGCAGGCTGCCCGCGAGCTTCGATCCGAATAGCTGGCGCACGCGCTCGAGCGGCGACGCCGCCCGCGGCAACTCGAAAATCTTGCGTTGATCGGCTATCAGCACGAACGCGACATGATGATTGGCGAGCGCGATCCGCTGAAACGCGTCGGCGATCGCGCCCTGCTCCGTCGCAAGGGTCTTCAGAAATTTGAGCCGCGCCGGCGTGTTGAAAAACAACTCGCGCACCTCGATTCGCGTGCCCGCCGCCATCGCGCATTCGCGCGTATCATCTATATTGCCGCCGTCGGCCGTTAGCTCGACGCCGTTAGCATCGATCGCCCGGCGCGTCTGCAGCTTCAGATGCGACACGCTCGCGATCGACGCCAGCGCCTCGCCGCGAAATCCCAGCGTGCGGATTGCCGTGAGGTCCGCGGCGCTCCGAATCTTCGACGTCGCGTGGCGCCGCAGCGACAGGATCGCGTCCTCGCGCGTCATTCCGCAGCCGTCGTCGCCGACTGCGATCAGCGCCACGCCGCCGCGCTCGATCTCGACGCTGATTGCGCGCGCGCCCGCATCCAGCGAGTTCTCGATCAGCTCTTTCACCGCCGACGCCGGCCGCTCGACCACCTCGCCTGCCGCGATCTGGCTCGCCACCTGCTCCGGCAATATGTGAACTACGTGCTCCGCCATCTGGCGCCGGCGCTTCGAACCGGCTGGCTAGACATTGTAGCTTTACGACCGGATACTCAAGCAACTCGCGCCGATGTGAGATCGCTCGCTGTTTCGAACTGATTGAACTCGGCGGCCGGTTTTGGAATGCTCACCGCCCGTGCGCGCACCCAAGATTCCGTCGAAGCATACCCGATGATCAAAAACATCGTCACGATTTTTTTCGCCACTATTCTCGTAGCCGCCGGCGTTTCCCGCGCCGCCGC is a genomic window containing:
- a CDS encoding VWA domain-containing protein, translated to MIRRAQPSVVTRYTQWDGTQQLKLDADKVFEKLAEYLSYTDDVRQAMEWMMRQGMDFDGVRVMGLEEFLEQLRQEMRQKYRDFNLKNALSEMEQKLEDILNRERQKLESLKEQKPGVEDKQRELSRMPRRLSEALRKLESYEFEDADAKTDFDALLEEYENIRDLENFRERNQHMFHGPKSLGYEEALELMREMERMRQLEQDLMSGNFDTISMEDFQQILGQQASKDFQNLKQVMVLLAQSGYMVPKGDHFQLSPKGVRRIGQLALRDIYQNLLKDRSGGHMTDHRGVTEMRPEQTKPYAFGDPLNLNLVATLKHALARKAGVPLELRPDDFEIYENDYASSSSTVLCLDMSWSMSWEGRFAAAKKVAMAMETLIRSKFPRDYFSIVGFFTRAVELKLKDLPEASWNMGDPFTNLQDGLRLASDLLARHPSRNQHIIVITDGQPTAYFLNKRLYCEWPLSFGGISMRAAQETLKEVERITRRGITINTFMLDDSPSLRAFVDKMTRINRGRALFTRPDHLGEYLLVDYLSKKRKRV
- a CDS encoding HIT domain-containing protein — protein: MAPKQRTSSRPEAAAAPEFRLFAPWRFDYVKRSGAPKECIFCFGPLIEAERRKRLVVFDHRDAVVMLNRYPYTNGHLMVAPRRHVASPELLNRGERNLVGDLIAKSVEVMRPLTNASGFNLGANLGRSAGAGFADHLHWHVVPRYEGDANFMTVLASTRVLSQSLEDSFKSLRPLFKNAAADLS
- a CDS encoding integration host factor subunit beta, with protein sequence MTKREIIDELLARKQTFTHRESETIVNAMFDAMATSLTRGERIEVRGFGSFAVKQRRARQGRNPKTGELVKVDAKQIPFFRAGKELRIEVNGAEAEDE
- a CDS encoding 30S ribosomal protein S1; this translates as MEKALPEQMSGGENDFEALMEESLKAPRSGDVLVGRVLLITRDSVIIDINYKCEGQVPLAEFLDHEGHPTVKEGDEVDVYFEGTETDNGTVILSHAKAEKFKVWRELDRAFQTETPVEGVVLGKVKGGLKVDIGVPAFLPGSHVDIRPARNLDRYVGQRGRFQILKFNRARGNVVVSRRSVLERERASLKEQTLKVLEEGVILEGTVKNITDYGAFIDLGGIDGLLHITDMAWGRLQHPSEVLKVGDKVKVVVLKYDPERERVSLGMKQIMPDPWTKVAEAYPPGTRIKGKVVSVTDYGAFVEIEKGVEGLIHVSEMSWSKRAVHPSKVVNPNDEVEVQVLGVDEANRRISLGLKQTETNPWEELAEKHPIGSQIKGKVKSITDFGVFVEIEQGIDGLVHISDLSWTKKIRHPSEVVKKGDELEAVVLGIDVENERVSLGVKQLGADPWNTVAERYPLNTRIHGKVSSVADFGVFVEIEEGIEGLIHISQLSNERVDKPSSLYKVDDELEALVVQLDPKERRIGLSIKALKQHEEREEMQAYLKREHEAARFSMEDILNEELKLDRDDSERRSARGRGNPR
- the cmk gene encoding (d)CMP kinase, producing MKRAKPIVAIDGPVGAGKSTVARKLAWALGFAYLNTGAMYRALAIAAREAGVSPGDADVEARLKLVLDSIRIRFDGERILLDDHDVTAAITEPEMSELASQFSAIGAVRARMRDLQREAGAAGGVVMEGRDIGTVIFPDAEFKFFLSADVKVRARRRFEELRAKGAAITLHEVLEQLIERDRRDRDRELAPLKQADDAIAIDTTNFSADDVAAAMKKKIDAIINGGKDLKRA
- a CDS encoding prephenate dehydrogenase/arogenate dehydrogenase family protein, translating into MAQLFNQMTVCGVGLIGGSLALIARDAGLVGKVVGLGRSQANLDVALERKMIDIATRDPVEAARGADLIVLAVPILAMRATLEKMIAHTAPDAVVTDVGSVKGFVVRALEPLITGNRALVAAHPVAGKETTGAIAADTSLFRDRRVIITPSAKSTPAAINKIEQLWSETGACVEMMDAATHDELLARASHLPQIVSSVLGAALADERVGDKLAVEYGAGGLRDTTRLAASSWEMWRDIFITNREAIADALRIYGATFAEFQRLVETGDVERLEELFERGRRMRERIR
- the hisC gene encoding histidinol-phosphate transaminase, which produces MPSVAALAPYEPGKPIEQLQRELGIGEPVKLASNENPIGPSPLAIEAIKAALPELNRYPDGASYALVARIAERHGVAPERVFPASGSVEVINLLAYLFLRPGLNSVYSEHSFAIYPLATAAAGGDHKVTKTIDGFAHDLDAMASAIDANTRLVFLGNPNNPTGTIYRRAEWQRFLKRVPEHVVIVADEAYFEFVRDPEYPDSLQDHDDQRLLITLRTFSKIFGLAGIRVGYAVARPDIIQMLHKVRQPFNVTSLAQVAAIAGMDDSAHIARTLEVNAAGMHYLEAEFRRLGLSFVPSFANFMLVEVGDGRAVYDALLRKGVIVRPMNGYGYPHHVRISVGLPEENRRLIAALSEVIRK